A stretch of Spirosoma oryzicola DNA encodes these proteins:
- a CDS encoding PQQ-dependent sugar dehydrogenase: MNYKYVWLFATICTTLISRSINAQLPRSLHPNITIEKLMNTQVRGVRLAYDATTQTMFYNAFTGDIFRIEQPTGGQAYDVPIGSWLDHGINYLQGMAFANGVMILAGNFKQSGQQGYGLVVKGIRQSNGSWRWERIMQTDPYPSSATLYDHAFSAVCVTPNKDSVYISSGSRTDHGEIEDTDGLYPNTREVPLTATIFKLPINPASTIHLPNEVNALNQSGYVFCQGVRNEFDLALDAQGRLFGVENSGDRDDPEEMNWLRKGHHYGFPWEMGGNQTPQQFPGYNPSQDKLLPASLSPDQQQKFYNDPTFPTRPAGLVVTQPIRNVGPDANFARDPNTGQVVKANSLSTFTSHRSPLGLIFDTDNSLADFTGDAFTLSYSAGGGVRGGYLFAEEPGEDLLHIRLQYDPATDNYTAQTTKIADNFIAPTDAERIGNIFYVIEEGRQAIWKLTFKPRPTALADLSLSLKASDLVATINQPLTLTLTVQNDGPSQAEQIQLENRLPPSMIYAGGALTNTNNVLTKTIASLSKGQSVNLVYQLIPLQSGVFQNDAQLLASNTPDPDSEPGSGTADGQDDAARVVVRTRDAGSAVFVSPNPNQRPLPAVTSNQPSPDPTKADLSLQLIASNLAPTVGDLVSFTVLVSNAGGQPVSSVTVGHTLPAQMTFETGTGWTANGLTLTNQIGSITAGGQAVATFVARVTSSGQLLNQAQITQATQADPDSTPNNGYTNGEDDTARIELRVR, encoded by the coding sequence ATGAACTACAAATACGTTTGGTTGTTTGCAACTATCTGTACAACGCTGATTAGCCGTTCAATAAATGCCCAGCTTCCCCGCTCCCTCCACCCCAACATTACCATTGAGAAACTGATGAATACGCAGGTCAGAGGGGTGCGGCTGGCGTACGACGCAACCACTCAGACTATGTTTTACAATGCCTTTACCGGCGACATTTTTCGCATTGAGCAACCCACCGGCGGTCAGGCGTACGACGTACCGATTGGTTCGTGGCTTGATCACGGCATCAATTATTTACAGGGCATGGCGTTTGCCAATGGGGTTATGATACTGGCCGGAAACTTCAAACAATCCGGACAACAAGGGTACGGGCTGGTTGTCAAAGGCATCCGGCAGTCGAATGGAAGCTGGCGTTGGGAACGCATCATGCAAACCGACCCCTACCCGTCTTCGGCAACATTGTACGACCATGCCTTTAGCGCCGTATGCGTTACACCCAATAAAGATTCTGTGTACATCAGCAGCGGCTCCCGAACCGATCACGGCGAAATTGAAGATACCGATGGCTTATACCCCAATACCCGCGAGGTCCCGTTGACGGCAACGATTTTCAAATTACCCATAAACCCAGCGTCAACGATTCATCTGCCGAATGAGGTAAACGCGCTCAACCAGTCGGGGTACGTGTTTTGTCAGGGCGTACGCAACGAGTTCGATCTGGCACTCGACGCGCAGGGACGATTATTCGGCGTCGAAAACTCCGGCGACCGGGATGACCCGGAGGAAATGAACTGGCTGCGGAAAGGGCATCATTACGGTTTTCCGTGGGAAATGGGCGGCAATCAGACACCCCAGCAGTTTCCCGGCTATAATCCAAGTCAGGACAAATTGCTGCCCGCTTCGCTATCGCCCGATCAACAGCAGAAATTTTATAACGACCCGACTTTCCCTACCCGCCCCGCCGGGCTTGTCGTAACGCAACCCATCCGCAATGTAGGTCCTGATGCCAATTTTGCGCGCGATCCGAACACAGGGCAAGTGGTCAAAGCCAATTCGCTCAGTACCTTCACGTCCCATCGCTCCCCGCTGGGTTTAATCTTTGACACCGACAATAGTTTGGCGGATTTTACGGGCGATGCGTTTACCCTGAGCTACTCAGCCGGTGGCGGAGTACGGGGCGGCTATTTGTTTGCGGAAGAACCCGGCGAAGACTTGCTGCATATTCGACTTCAATACGATCCAGCAACAGACAATTACACCGCCCAGACCACCAAAATCGCCGATAATTTCATAGCCCCGACCGACGCCGAGCGGATAGGCAACATTTTCTACGTGATCGAAGAAGGCAGACAGGCCATCTGGAAATTAACGTTTAAACCTCGGCCTACTGCCCTGGCGGATTTAAGCTTGTCCTTGAAAGCATCGGATCTGGTAGCAACCATCAATCAACCGCTTACGCTCACCCTGACGGTTCAGAACGACGGCCCGTCACAGGCAGAGCAGATTCAACTCGAAAACCGATTGCCGCCCAGCATGATATACGCAGGGGGAGCGTTGACTAACACCAACAACGTGTTGACAAAGACGATCGCTTCGCTGAGTAAGGGTCAATCGGTAAACCTAGTGTACCAACTGATACCGTTGCAGTCGGGCGTCTTTCAGAACGATGCGCAACTCCTTGCCAGTAACACGCCCGACCCTGATTCGGAACCCGGCAGTGGTACCGCCGACGGGCAGGATGACGCAGCGCGAGTCGTGGTCCGAACGCGCGACGCGGGTTCCGCTGTCTTTGTCTCGCCGAATCCGAACCAGCGACCGCTTCCGGCAGTAACTTCCAATCAGCCCTCGCCCGATCCGACAAAAGCTGACCTGAGTCTGCAATTAATCGCCAGCAACTTAGCCCCCACCGTCGGTGATCTTGTTTCTTTTACGGTACTGGTCTCTAACGCGGGTGGTCAACCGGTTTCGTCCGTAACGGTTGGGCATACATTACCGGCGCAAATGACCTTCGAAACAGGTACGGGATGGACAGCAAATGGATTGACGCTAACAAACCAGATAGGTAGTATTACAGCCGGAGGACAAGCCGTAGCGACCTTTGTAGCCCGCGTGACGAGTAGTGGTCAATTGCTCAATCAAGCCCAGATAACGCAGGCTACCCAGGCTGACCCGGACTCTACACCCAACAATGGGTATACCAACGGCGAAGACGATACAGCCCGCATCGAGCTTAGGGTTCGCTAG
- a CDS encoding thioredoxin family protein encodes MLGYAKLNLHRMSRLDKLTSLNATLKTALESVSELWIWLVLTESWCGDAAQSIPVLHQMAEQSPNVSIRFLLRDKNPELMNAYLTNGGKSIPKLVCVRASDLTELGSWGPRPAALQTLFLEWRDKMPFPELAERLQRWYNEDRTQSIQHEFLELITVWNR; translated from the coding sequence ATTTTAGGGTATGCGAAGTTAAACCTGCACAGGATGAGCCGGTTGGATAAGCTAACCAGCCTGAATGCTACGTTAAAGACGGCGCTGGAATCGGTTTCGGAACTATGGATTTGGCTTGTTCTTACTGAGTCTTGGTGTGGCGACGCGGCCCAATCAATCCCGGTGCTGCACCAAATGGCAGAACAATCGCCCAACGTATCGATCCGGTTTTTGCTGCGCGATAAGAACCCTGAGTTGATGAACGCCTACCTGACCAACGGTGGTAAGTCGATTCCGAAACTTGTTTGTGTACGGGCTTCCGATTTGACGGAGCTGGGTTCGTGGGGACCACGTCCGGCGGCTCTTCAGACCTTGTTTCTGGAATGGCGGGACAAAATGCCATTCCCCGAATTGGCCGAACGTCTTCAGCGGTGGTACAACGAGGACCGGACGCAGTCTATCCAGCACGAGTTTCTCGAATTGATCACGGTCTGGAATCGCTAG
- a CDS encoding PadR family transcriptional regulator: MDAPSNEFLRGTLKTIVLKLLAEQSPSGRARMYGYEITQAVKERTKGEITLSFGALYPVLHKLEQEGLLITESEEVEGRLRKYYSLTPTGTKAAEQKVSDFERFMEAMRALLHPPVSLATGH; the protein is encoded by the coding sequence ATGGATGCACCAAGCAACGAATTTCTTCGTGGCACGCTCAAAACAATTGTCCTGAAACTTTTGGCTGAACAATCGCCATCGGGTCGGGCCAGAATGTACGGTTATGAAATTACCCAGGCCGTTAAAGAGCGAACCAAAGGCGAAATAACGCTGTCGTTTGGCGCCTTATACCCCGTATTGCACAAACTAGAGCAGGAAGGTTTATTGATCACAGAAAGCGAAGAGGTGGAAGGGCGACTCCGGAAATACTATTCGCTTACACCAACCGGTACCAAAGCCGCCGAACAAAAAGTCTCTGATTTTGAACGGTTCATGGAAGCCATGCGCGCCCTGCTGCATCCACCAGTCAGTTTGGCCACCGGACACTAA
- the proS gene encoding proline--tRNA ligase has protein sequence MAKAIPSRSENYSEWYNELVRKADLAENSAVRGCMVIKPYGFSIWEKMQRALDDMFKETGHSNAYFPLFIPKSYLSKEASHVEGFAKECAVVTHYRLKNAEDGSGVTVDPEAKLEEELIVRPTSETVIWSTYKNWIQSYRDLPLLVNQWANVVRWEMRTRIFLRTAEFLWQEGHTAHATKEEAEAETRQMLDVYAQFAEEWMALPVVRGAKTANERFAGADDTLCIEAMMQDGKALQAGTSHFLGQNFAKAFDVQFLNKQNQLDYVWGTSWGVSTRLMGALIMAHSDDDGLVLPPKLAPIQVVIVPIYRSEEQLELLSAKLKPLVQELRKAGISVKYDDSDANKPGWKFAEYELRGVPVRLAMGGRDLENGTIEMARRDLKTKETVPFEGLTERIQALLDDIQQSIYNKAFKFREENTFKVDTFDQFQEQLEKGGFLLAHWDGTSETEEAIKEATKATIRCIPFDQEPEEGVDVYSGKPSKGRVVFARAY, from the coding sequence ATGGCAAAAGCAATTCCGTCCCGTAGTGAGAACTACTCCGAGTGGTATAATGAGTTAGTCAGAAAGGCCGATCTAGCCGAAAATTCAGCCGTTCGTGGCTGTATGGTCATCAAGCCGTACGGTTTTTCGATTTGGGAAAAGATGCAGCGGGCGCTGGACGATATGTTCAAGGAAACCGGCCACTCGAATGCTTATTTCCCGTTATTTATTCCGAAATCGTACCTGAGTAAAGAAGCCTCACACGTCGAAGGATTTGCCAAAGAATGCGCCGTCGTGACGCATTACCGGCTTAAAAACGCGGAGGACGGTTCAGGAGTTACGGTCGATCCGGAAGCGAAACTCGAAGAAGAACTGATCGTTCGTCCGACTTCCGAGACGGTAATCTGGAGTACGTACAAAAACTGGATTCAATCGTACCGCGATCTGCCACTGCTGGTAAACCAATGGGCCAACGTAGTACGCTGGGAAATGCGGACGCGGATTTTTCTGCGTACCGCCGAATTCCTTTGGCAGGAGGGCCATACCGCGCACGCGACCAAGGAGGAAGCCGAAGCGGAAACGCGTCAGATGCTTGACGTGTACGCGCAGTTTGCGGAGGAGTGGATGGCGCTGCCCGTCGTTCGGGGAGCCAAAACGGCGAACGAACGTTTTGCCGGGGCCGACGATACGTTATGCATCGAAGCCATGATGCAGGACGGAAAAGCGCTTCAGGCGGGAACGTCGCACTTCCTGGGGCAGAATTTCGCGAAAGCCTTTGACGTTCAGTTCCTGAATAAGCAAAACCAGCTGGATTACGTCTGGGGAACATCGTGGGGCGTTTCGACGCGGTTGATGGGTGCGCTGATCATGGCTCACTCCGACGACGATGGTCTGGTACTACCGCCAAAACTGGCTCCTATTCAAGTCGTTATCGTACCGATCTACCGGAGCGAAGAACAACTCGAACTGCTTTCGGCCAAGCTAAAACCGTTGGTGCAGGAATTGCGGAAAGCGGGGATCTCGGTTAAATACGACGATTCGGATGCGAACAAGCCCGGCTGGAAATTTGCCGAATACGAACTACGGGGTGTTCCGGTTCGGCTGGCGATGGGTGGTCGTGATCTGGAAAACGGCACCATCGAGATGGCACGTCGCGATTTGAAAACAAAAGAAACGGTACCTTTCGAGGGCTTGACCGAACGAATTCAGGCGTTGCTTGACGACATTCAGCAGTCGATTTACAACAAAGCGTTCAAGTTCCGGGAAGAAAATACGTTTAAGGTCGATACCTTCGATCAATTCCAGGAGCAGCTCGAAAAAGGTGGTTTTCTGCTGGCTCACTGGGATGGCACGTCCGAAACCGAGGAAGCAATCAAGGAAGCTACGAAAGCTACCATTCGCTGTATTCCGTTCGATCAGGAGCCCGAAGAAGGCGTCGATGTGTATTCTGGTAAGCCCTCCAAAGGCCGCGTGGTTTTTGCCCGCGCCTACTAA
- a CDS encoding outer membrane protein transport protein gives MNTKFFLSAFFLGCTGLAFGQGPAADYADDAFRFSDFSQSGTARFRALGGNHTALGGDASNLSGNPAGLAFYNRSELSISPSFNLVNNQNSFLGGQTNSNGGKLNIGQLGVILAGSSNNSRRWRRTAFGIGYSQSTNFYDKIDARGINRNTGSSLAQTYANNATAGNYSEAELSDDYDPASNTVSFTEAGAYGLFLINPTNLGANGSGPPYTALGRDATRAKDQRATLNRSGTHSQWSLSYAGNLDDKLYIGGSIALTRLRYSSEYIFLETPVNGVDIANYSQTNRFDVTGNGFTATLGLIYKIIPDLQIGATIMTPTFSSAREVFSQSLAVNLAPGSAISLRRPNQVNVTSPYDNFDYSLQTPLRASGGATYFIGKGKIGFITASAEYVGYGGLRVRTSYFNSQQDNTDFKNDVRQVVQSSYQNVLNLRAGAEIRAGLLRLRAGVGYLPSAYKLDLDRVARADRDKLLLSAGLGVRNDRFFADLSGSYLTYNTGFTTYQLSNSADTPTVATSNRNTNVMLSFGVFF, from the coding sequence ATGAACACAAAGTTTTTCTTATCAGCCTTTTTTCTGGGTTGCACCGGGTTGGCGTTTGGGCAAGGCCCTGCTGCTGACTACGCTGATGACGCTTTCCGCTTTTCTGATTTTTCTCAAAGCGGTACGGCTCGTTTTCGGGCGTTGGGTGGCAACCACACAGCCCTGGGTGGTGATGCCAGTAACTTATCTGGCAATCCGGCGGGTCTGGCTTTCTACAACCGTTCCGAACTGAGTATAAGCCCTTCGTTTAACCTGGTGAACAATCAGAACTCGTTCCTGGGTGGCCAGACAAACAGCAATGGTGGTAAGCTGAACATCGGGCAGTTAGGCGTTATTCTGGCGGGGAGTTCGAACAATTCACGGCGCTGGCGTCGGACGGCTTTCGGAATCGGCTATTCGCAGTCTACTAATTTTTACGACAAAATAGACGCGCGGGGTATCAACCGAAACACAGGCTCGTCACTTGCTCAAACCTATGCAAACAATGCGACGGCGGGCAACTACAGCGAAGCCGAATTAAGTGATGATTACGACCCAGCGTCGAACACGGTTAGCTTCACCGAAGCAGGCGCTTACGGGCTTTTCCTGATAAACCCTACTAATCTGGGCGCAAATGGATCGGGACCGCCATACACGGCACTGGGTCGTGACGCCACGAGGGCGAAAGATCAGCGCGCTACCTTGAATCGTTCCGGGACGCATTCGCAGTGGTCGCTTTCCTACGCGGGTAACCTGGATGATAAGCTGTACATCGGTGGTTCGATTGCCTTGACCCGTCTTCGTTATTCATCGGAGTACATCTTTCTGGAGACGCCGGTCAACGGGGTGGATATTGCTAATTACAGCCAGACGAATCGGTTCGACGTAACAGGTAATGGGTTCACCGCGACGCTGGGTTTGATTTACAAGATCATTCCTGATTTGCAGATTGGCGCAACAATAATGACTCCAACGTTCAGCAGCGCACGTGAAGTGTTTTCGCAATCGCTGGCGGTTAACCTGGCGCCGGGCTCGGCTATATCCCTGAGAAGACCTAATCAAGTTAATGTCACATCCCCTTACGACAACTTTGATTATTCGCTGCAAACCCCCTTGCGCGCATCGGGTGGTGCCACGTACTTTATTGGCAAGGGAAAGATTGGCTTCATAACAGCATCGGCGGAATACGTTGGCTACGGTGGTTTACGGGTTAGAACATCCTATTTTAACAGCCAGCAGGACAACACGGATTTTAAAAATGATGTACGGCAGGTCGTTCAAAGCAGCTACCAGAATGTTCTGAACCTGCGGGCGGGTGCCGAAATCCGGGCAGGTTTACTTCGGCTACGCGCAGGCGTCGGTTATTTACCCAGCGCTTATAAACTTGATCTGGATCGGGTGGCCAGAGCTGACCGGGATAAACTACTGCTGTCAGCGGGTTTGGGTGTCCGGAATGATCGTTTCTTCGCCGACCTGTCCGGTTCGTATCTGACCTACAATACAGGTTTCACGACTTACCAATTGTCCAATAGCGCTGACACGCCTACGGTGGCGACCAGCAATCGCAACACAAACGTTATGCTTTCGTTTGGCGTATTCTTTTAA
- a CDS encoding shikimate kinase, with translation MKNVFLIGMPSSGKSTLGKRVADALHYRFIDTDKQIVRDEGRSIPEIFAQSGEEYFREAERRILRTIRPGDSAVVSTGGGMPCFHENMAYINATGISVFLDVPVNILVKRILAHAADDRPLNNPSDPDLFNTLQQRYTNRLPFYSQASIVISGETSEEEVLRRIGMWM, from the coding sequence ATGAAAAACGTTTTCCTGATTGGAATGCCTTCGTCGGGCAAGAGCACGCTGGGTAAGCGGGTGGCAGACGCGCTCCATTACCGCTTTATCGATACAGATAAGCAGATCGTCCGCGATGAAGGGCGCTCTATTCCCGAAATCTTTGCCCAGTCGGGTGAAGAATACTTTCGCGAAGCCGAACGGCGCATTTTACGAACCATCCGTCCCGGCGACAGTGCGGTTGTTTCTACGGGTGGTGGTATGCCCTGCTTTCACGAAAACATGGCGTACATCAACGCAACGGGAATATCGGTTTTTCTGGATGTACCCGTAAACATCCTGGTCAAGCGAATTCTGGCTCATGCTGCCGATGACCGACCGCTCAATAATCCAAGCGATCCGGATCTGTTCAACACCTTGCAGCAGCGGTATACGAATCGGCTACCTTTCTACAGTCAGGCGAGCATCGTCATTTCGGGCGAGACGAGCGAAGAAGAGGTACTTCGGCGTATTGGGATGTGGATGTAA
- a CDS encoding BT_3928 family protein: MNTAATQPKIKTGTPPMLIAARIARVLVGVIFIFSGLIKLNDPVGTQIKFEEYFEVFAQDVPFLHDFFMALVPFTLTMSVLFCAAEIILGVALLVSYKPKLTTWLLFFLIVFFTFLTFYSAYFNRVTDCGCFGDAIKLKPWTSFGKDVVLTILILFIIGHRNRITPRRTGWVVALTTFLTLGLGIYAISFLPPLDLLPYAIGKSIPTQMKPSEPLRYKYVMEKDGKTSEFEQYPTDQSYKFKEMVLVNENAKPKITDYRVWNDEGDFTQQTFEGNKLFIIVKNTKDIDAGSLPAIRSLVEGLQGSNVTPYILTSASDDEIKAFRKEFQLDKVPYYKADATVLKTIMRSNPGTWLLQNGVVRGKWHYNATPDAAEVIEKVK, encoded by the coding sequence ATGAACACAGCAGCCACGCAACCCAAAATTAAAACCGGTACGCCACCGATGCTGATAGCCGCCCGAATCGCTCGCGTTTTGGTGGGTGTCATCTTTATTTTTTCGGGCCTGATCAAACTCAACGACCCCGTTGGAACGCAGATCAAGTTCGAAGAGTATTTCGAAGTCTTCGCGCAGGACGTTCCGTTCCTACACGATTTCTTTATGGCCCTGGTGCCGTTTACACTAACGATGTCGGTGCTGTTTTGTGCCGCCGAAATCATCCTTGGGGTAGCGTTGCTGGTGTCTTACAAGCCTAAATTAACAACCTGGCTACTGTTTTTTCTGATCGTATTTTTTACGTTTCTGACGTTTTATTCGGCTTACTTCAACCGCGTGACCGACTGTGGCTGCTTCGGCGACGCGATTAAGTTAAAGCCCTGGACTTCGTTTGGAAAAGACGTTGTCCTTACGATTCTCATCCTGTTTATCATCGGTCACCGGAATCGAATTACGCCCCGCCGAACTGGCTGGGTGGTGGCCCTGACAACATTCCTGACGCTAGGTTTGGGTATCTACGCCATTTCGTTCTTGCCACCATTGGACTTGCTGCCGTACGCAATCGGCAAAAGCATTCCAACCCAAATGAAGCCTTCGGAGCCACTGCGTTACAAATACGTGATGGAAAAGGATGGGAAAACCTCGGAGTTTGAGCAGTACCCCACGGACCAGAGCTATAAATTCAAAGAAATGGTGCTGGTCAATGAAAATGCAAAGCCGAAGATTACGGATTATCGCGTCTGGAACGATGAAGGCGACTTTACCCAGCAGACCTTTGAAGGCAACAAGCTGTTTATCATCGTTAAGAACACGAAGGATATTGACGCAGGAAGTCTACCCGCTATTCGGTCGTTGGTTGAGGGGTTGCAGGGGTCTAACGTCACACCCTATATATTGACCTCTGCCAGCGACGACGAGATCAAAGCATTCCGCAAAGAGTTTCAGCTTGATAAGGTTCCGTATTACAAAGCCGACGCTACTGTGTTGAAAACAATTATGCGCTCCAATCCGGGAACGTGGTTGCTCCAGAATGGCGTCGTGCGCGGAAAGTGGCACTATAACGCTACCCCCGATGCTGCGGAAGTGATTGAAAAAGTAAAATGA
- a CDS encoding DUF1599 domain-containing protein — MQNTETEYRHVIQRCKDLFLKKNKDYGTAWRILRLPSITDQIYIKAQRIRTLQETGVNRVGEGIEPEFVGIINYCVMALIQLHLLTDSRTDIPTDELDKLYDEQIGRVIDLLFAKNHDYGEAWRDMRVSSMTDIILMKLLRTKQIEDNQGNTLVSEGVEANYMDMINYAVFCLIKLTI, encoded by the coding sequence ATGCAAAATACGGAAACCGAATATCGGCACGTCATTCAACGCTGCAAAGATTTATTCCTGAAAAAAAATAAAGACTACGGTACGGCCTGGCGGATTTTACGACTGCCAAGTATCACCGACCAGATTTACATCAAAGCGCAGCGTATTCGGACGTTGCAGGAAACGGGCGTAAACCGGGTGGGCGAAGGCATTGAACCCGAATTTGTTGGCATCATTAATTACTGCGTAATGGCGCTTATTCAGCTTCATCTGCTGACCGATTCGCGCACCGACATACCCACCGACGAACTCGACAAACTGTACGATGAGCAGATTGGCCGGGTTATTGATCTGTTGTTCGCAAAAAACCACGACTACGGTGAAGCCTGGCGCGACATGCGCGTGAGTTCGATGACGGATATTATCCTGATGAAGCTTTTGCGCACCAAGCAAATTGAAGACAACCAGGGAAATACGTTGGTATCGGAAGGCGTTGAAGCCAATTATATGGATATGATCAATTACGCCGTTTTCTGTCTAATAAAACTGACCATTTAG
- the folP gene encoding dihydropteroate synthase yields MPKVTKKTLNCRGRLVSLDTPVVMGILNVTPDSFFAGSRISLDETVDVAQRMLTDGATFLDIGGYSTRPGAADISPVEEADRVLPVIEAILDSFPDALISVDTFRSSVAKQAVESGAVLVNDVAGGTLDPAMFETVTALGVPYVLMHMRGTPATMQSMTTYQNLVTDVIDELAIRLAELRSFGQKDIIIDPGFGFAKTPAQNFLLLSNLDSLRQFDEPLLVGLSRKTTIWKTLDISADKALNGTTVLNTVALTKGASILRVHDVREAVEAIKLTQHLKFF; encoded by the coding sequence ATGCCGAAAGTTACGAAAAAAACCCTGAACTGCCGGGGACGACTTGTGTCATTGGACACGCCTGTCGTGATGGGTATCCTCAATGTCACCCCGGATTCATTTTTTGCCGGTAGCCGGATTTCCCTTGACGAAACTGTTGACGTCGCTCAGAGAATGCTGACCGATGGCGCAACGTTTCTGGACATTGGTGGTTATTCGACCCGCCCCGGTGCCGCCGACATAAGCCCCGTCGAAGAAGCCGATCGGGTCCTGCCCGTTATCGAAGCTATCCTGGACAGCTTTCCCGATGCGTTGATTTCAGTTGATACCTTCCGGTCGTCGGTAGCAAAACAGGCCGTTGAGTCGGGAGCGGTACTTGTCAATGACGTAGCCGGGGGTACGCTTGATCCGGCCATGTTTGAAACGGTTACTGCTTTGGGTGTCCCGTATGTACTAATGCACATGCGAGGTACACCCGCAACCATGCAATCCATGACAACGTACCAGAATCTGGTGACTGACGTGATCGATGAACTAGCCATCCGACTGGCTGAATTACGGTCGTTCGGTCAAAAAGACATTATCATTGACCCCGGATTTGGCTTTGCAAAGACGCCAGCACAAAATTTTTTGCTCCTTAGCAACCTCGATTCGTTACGCCAATTTGATGAGCCTTTACTAGTCGGCTTGTCGCGTAAAACGACCATTTGGAAAACCCTGGATATCAGTGCTGATAAGGCACTAAATGGCACGACCGTTTTAAATACGGTTGCGCTCACCAAGGGGGCCTCTATCCTACGTGTTCATGACGTTCGGGAGGCCGTCGAAGCCATAAAATTAACCCAACATCTAAAATTTTTTTAG